Proteins encoded together in one Chloroflexota bacterium window:
- a CDS encoding tetratricopeptide repeat protein, translating to MPSVRRETVLCVIHCGAFNPVFTFLFEGRLMSVPRRAATFGALLREHRLAARLTQETLAERSGISPRTIQEVEAGDVHPRRSTALSLVQALGLSDETRHALMDAVVSRPRQRSLVRGQVAERQSEPDFLPLPEPPAEPVVREPALVALSRPTPTNIPWPVSSLLGREADLAAIRTTIVKQHQRLVTLTGVGGSGKTSLAVQVAADLLDAFVDGVWFVELASTADAALVAPSVAGVLGVYEIQGTSLLDTLLGFLRRKRLLLVLDNCEHLIEGCAELARRLLTACPDLSILATSREPLRVAGEQRRPVRPLDVPDPGGSATLAVLGEIASVRLFVERAHAIDPDFALTEANATWVTQICARLDGIPLAIELAASRIAVLSAEQIAARLDGSFRLLTNGSRGGPTRQQTIEAALDWSYDLLSDAEQAAFRTLSSFAGGFDLDAAERVCGEHALEGTADPATDAMLDVLTNLVDKSLVVSERTRHGHRYRLLEPVRQYAALALAVAREREGARARHAAYYVAFAERAAPLLRDREQSTWLARLELERDNVRAALTWLAESGDVEHGLRLAVALTPCWEARAYLSEGRHWLETAIAASRGGGASPDLQMQALIGAGGLAQWQGDIERAETLLVEALASARNLKDPCSEAETLGWLSAVYRRKGAIERGIWLAQESLRLGRELANDRVIAFALLNLGVALQNQGETDRALPVLDECLRRYRHLGDDRYVAITSTMLGRLILTTGQIDTAANMLRESLLALRAVGDHGFLIHALGGFARVAEARGEPRRAVTWFAAAEALREALGIGHPPVTQASDLTFLADLQAQLTVSELGEAYAAGEAMSLEQVLAEIVEAR from the coding sequence GTGCCGTCAGTTCGCCGTGAGACGGTTCTCTGCGTGATACACTGCGGGGCGTTCAATCCCGTATTCACGTTCCTGTTTGAGGGAAGGTTGATGTCAGTTCCGCGCAGAGCTGCAACCTTCGGGGCTCTGTTGCGCGAGCACCGACTGGCGGCCAGACTGACCCAGGAGACGCTAGCCGAGCGGTCTGGCATCAGCCCTCGTACGATCCAGGAGGTTGAGGCCGGCGACGTTCACCCGCGTCGCTCTACAGCGCTCAGCCTGGTTCAGGCGCTGGGCCTCTCCGACGAAACCCGCCACGCGCTGATGGACGCCGTCGTGTCTCGTCCTCGTCAGCGTTCCCTGGTGCGCGGCCAGGTGGCGGAGCGGCAAAGCGAACCAGACTTCCTGCCGCTCCCCGAGCCACCAGCGGAGCCGGTCGTGCGCGAGCCGGCCCTGGTGGCCCTCTCCCGACCGACCCCGACGAATATCCCCTGGCCGGTCAGCAGCCTGCTGGGACGCGAGGCCGACCTTGCCGCGATCCGCACCACCATCGTCAAGCAACATCAGCGGCTGGTCACGTTGACCGGGGTAGGTGGTTCTGGCAAGACCAGCCTCGCCGTCCAGGTCGCAGCCGACCTCTTGGATGCGTTTGTCGATGGGGTCTGGTTCGTGGAGCTGGCCTCGACTGCCGATGCTGCGCTCGTGGCACCGAGCGTGGCCGGGGTGCTCGGGGTCTACGAGATCCAGGGCACGTCGCTGCTGGACACGCTTCTGGGGTTCTTGCGGCGCAAGCGGCTGCTGCTGGTGCTTGACAACTGCGAGCACCTCATCGAGGGGTGCGCCGAGTTGGCCAGACGCCTGCTCACGGCGTGTCCCGATCTTTCGATTCTGGCCACGAGCCGCGAGCCGCTCCGGGTCGCTGGTGAACAGCGCCGCCCGGTCCGGCCGCTGGACGTGCCAGACCCTGGTGGCAGTGCAACGCTCGCGGTGTTGGGGGAGATCGCCTCCGTACGGCTGTTTGTGGAGCGCGCCCACGCAATCGACCCTGACTTTGCCTTGACCGAGGCGAACGCGACGTGGGTGACGCAGATCTGCGCGCGGCTCGACGGCATCCCGCTCGCCATCGAGCTGGCGGCGTCGCGGATCGCGGTATTATCGGCCGAGCAGATCGCCGCGCGCCTGGACGGCTCGTTTCGGCTGTTGACGAATGGCTCGCGGGGCGGGCCGACCCGACAGCAGACGATCGAGGCTGCGCTCGACTGGAGCTACGATCTGCTGTCGGATGCTGAACAGGCCGCGTTTCGGACGCTGAGTTCGTTCGCCGGAGGATTCGACCTGGACGCCGCCGAACGCGTGTGCGGCGAGCACGCTTTGGAGGGCACCGCCGACCCGGCGACCGACGCGATGCTGGACGTCCTGACCAACCTTGTGGACAAGTCGCTGGTCGTCTCCGAGCGGACCCGACACGGACACAGGTATCGGTTGCTAGAACCGGTCCGGCAGTACGCCGCACTGGCGCTCGCGGTCGCGCGGGAGCGCGAGGGCGCGCGGGCGCGCCACGCCGCCTACTACGTCGCGTTTGCCGAGCGAGCGGCCCCGCTGCTGCGCGACCGGGAGCAGAGCACGTGGCTGGCCCGACTCGAATTGGAGAGAGACAATGTGCGGGCAGCGCTCACCTGGCTTGCCGAGTCCGGTGACGTCGAGCATGGCCTGAGGCTCGCGGTGGCGCTGACGCCGTGCTGGGAGGCTCGCGCCTACCTCAGTGAGGGCCGCCACTGGCTGGAGACCGCCATCGCCGCATCGCGTGGAGGCGGCGCCTCGCCGGACTTGCAGATGCAGGCACTCATCGGTGCGGGTGGATTGGCCCAGTGGCAGGGCGATATTGAGCGTGCGGAAACGTTGCTCGTCGAGGCCCTCGCCTCCGCACGAAACCTGAAGGACCCCTGCAGCGAGGCGGAGACACTGGGTTGGCTCTCCGCCGTGTATCGCCGAAAGGGCGCCATCGAGCGCGGTATATGGCTCGCTCAGGAGAGCCTCCGGCTGGGACGCGAGCTCGCGAATGACCGGGTCATCGCGTTCGCCCTGCTCAATCTTGGCGTCGCCTTACAGAATCAGGGGGAAACCGATCGAGCGTTGCCCGTCCTGGATGAGTGCCTTCGTCGCTATCGTCACCTTGGAGATGATCGCTACGTCGCGATCACGTCCACGATGCTTGGCCGGCTCATCCTGACGACCGGTCAGATCGACACCGCGGCGAACATGCTTCGCGAGAGTCTCCTGGCACTGCGAGCAGTCGGCGATCACGGATTCTTGATTCATGCACTCGGCGGCTTCGCCCGCGTCGCCGAGGCGCGTGGCGAGCCCCGCCGTGCTGTAACCTGGTTCGCCGCCGCCGAGGCCTTGCGCGAGGCGCTTGGCATTGGTCATCCCCCGGTCACGCAAGCATCTGACCTGACGTTTCTCGCTGACTTGCAGGCTCAGTTGACGGTGTCGGAGCTCGGCGAGGCGTACGCGGCTGGTGAGGCAATGAGCCTGGAACAGGTGCTCGCAGAGATCGTCGAGGCGCGGTAG